The sequence CCACGACACAACATACACCATCATGATAATTCTTGATCTCAATTTCAGTCGTAACCATATAAGTTGTATatctcatttgaaaaaaaaaaaaaactaaacttTGATTTGCTATAAACTTATATAACTCATGGAATCTCAAAGCAACCATTTGTTTTCAAATTGATCGTCTTTAGAACATCTTTGATTTTAAATAATATATCATCACTCTCTGAGATCATGGCCAAGAGATGTAATCATTTAAACCtttttaacaaaataaagttTTACTGTTACTGACTGACCATATTTCTAGACCGTGGATTTTAAAAGTGacgatttttatttttttcaaatttatcaTATTTAAGAAATCttcggtttgaaaaaaaaaaaacgttttttgaACTTGTGACGAAGAGTTGTAGCAATCAAATTTATTAATTTTGAGTAACACTTTAGAAACATGAAAACACAAGGTACCATACAGAATTTAGCAAAAACACAAATTATAGAGTAAGACGGTTTCAGACAAAGCCGTCCACTTTGGTAACAAAagcaaattaaaaaaaatgattagaAAAGGAAAAGGCATTGAATATCTTCTACCCTATCTTGCCTTAAAGCCTGTGATATAAATACAGAGATCTAAACAGAGAAGTGGGGCTAACTGGTTAAGAGGGAAAAAGAACAGAAACCAATAGAAAGGGTCCATCAAAATTGAATTAGTAGGGAGAAGAAATAAAGGAGTGTAGtcctttttgtttgtttgtttgtttatacTATCTTTGTTGCTAAATTATTGATATTCAGTTTTCTTTATTCTTTGAGTCTCATACTCTCATCATGGCATGCTTAGAGATCTACAACAATTCTAATCCTACTTCTCAACCTCCTCCCATGAGTCCAAGAATCTCTTTCTCTAATGACTTTGTTGAATCCCACAATTCACAACATTTGCTTAGTAATAGAGCACCACCTTCTCATGATTTCGAGTTTTCCGTAGCAAACGACAGCATGTTAAGTGCCGATCAACTCTTCTGTCAAGGAAGACTTTTGCCcttcaaaaacaacaataatagcaGTAATAATGGACAAACCCAAAGGACTCTAAGAGATGAGCTccttaatgatgatgatgatgatgatgatgatgatgatgatattgaCTTCTCTCTTAAACCTCCTAAgggatcttcttcttcttcttcttcttcttcaaataGGTGGAAGGGCTTTTTGGGTCTTGGAAAGTCCCACATTGGGTCCAAGAAATCTGACAGAAGTGGCTCCTTTGATGATGCTAAAATCATTGCTTTTCTACCTCAGGATGCTAATCTTACCGAATTCCCCGAGGTAACTTCCCTTTACTGTACGATACCTAGCAACGTATTATATCTCAATCCTGGTTACAAATGTTCTTTCCGCTGTTGCGGCCTAGTCTCACTAAATACGGCCAAATTTGCCTCAAAATGGCCGTGCTTTGATGCAGTGGCCTTGATTTAATACCATAAGGTTACGAAGCCCATTGCTAAACATTGGATTCGAATTAAAAATAAGAAGATTCGGAAACTATTTGTGTAGTACCTATCACTTTCGCG comes from Silene latifolia isolate original U9 population unplaced genomic scaffold, ASM4854445v1 scaffold_241, whole genome shotgun sequence and encodes:
- the LOC141638975 gene encoding uncharacterized protein LOC141638975, whose translation is MACLEIYNNSNPTSQPPPMSPRISFSNDFVESHNSQHLLSNRAPPSHDFEFSVANDSMLSADQLFCQGRLLPFKNNNNSSNNGQTQRTLRDELLNDDDDDDDDDDDIDFSLKPPKGSSSSSSSSSNRWKGFLGLGKSHIGSKKSDRSGSFDDAKIIAFLPQDANLTEFPEEIMSYEGPSETAMEKRI